A window from Montipora capricornis isolate CH-2021 chromosome 7, ASM3666992v2, whole genome shotgun sequence encodes these proteins:
- the LOC138056811 gene encoding uncharacterized protein, with protein MGSCRIVLNRPIEMSRKLLNHSLQLIVVLAIFLADVGSSSFNISRHTTGDVFQNANSSKSCNESGASCVFDGKKSPFCGINCCSCICPNRMPTYLLRNRNCTSEDQLMSILKIQSSKQGCDHRMVVAESHLQCQKEVLSTLNTLNPGNKTLYLCPWNKGFARALLHFRLVKDLHTCEIVPEESLYLNRSWQHRLHHNQALSKLNVKIEEDPAVASDRLSLEWFADIGKKYDGLIFSLKLKCRGKGGNELNSCVHFKKGGFFTDVKPTSQAPISSKRNHTQNITIGYRTEKTTTTALLETEQSTLPNMLLTTFSADSGVVVLSSSNQPKVSLIVVILAALSGVLFGFLALLAVFLLLWRRRRQFEVGKEGNNASNPFYARGASDTLKMENIEKANGQSAEECLDYQPLVENTKPTERKDSLPGYLTLSADPRFNQRQPSNRGIRSSNYLSLFKDCPEDAREYQTLMKDTEPVKLEIANEDKIPDYAEIEERTDSEDSSYSSDSEDYEEPPVIDPNKRKKLLQSGKRRLNNLSSGGYDYDEPEGIIVISDSEGDPKEKGITDNRDFHDYADPDETDENNVNCCVTRTEDLPCYHDYDDPE; from the exons ATGGGCTCGTGTCGCATAGTATTAAATCGACCGATCGAAATGTCGCGAAAACTTCTTAATCATTCCTTGCAATTAATCGTCGTCCTCGCCATTTTTCTCGCCGATGTTGGAAGCAGCTCATTTAATATTTCAAGACATACGACGGGGGATGTTTTTCAGAACGCGAACTCTTCAAAATCATGCAACGAGAGTGGAGCTTCTTGTGTTTTCGACGGAAAGAAGTCGCCGTTTTGCGGAATCAACTGTTGCAGTTGTATTTGTCCCAACCGAATGCCGACTTATCTTCTCAGGAACAGAAATTGTACCTCAGAAGACCAGTTGATGTCTATCTTGAAAATTCAGAGCTCTAAACAAG GTTGTGATCACCGCATGGTTGTCGCGGAATCGCACCTTCAGTGTCAGAAAGAAGTCCTTTCAACATTGAACACCTTAAATCCAGGAAACAAAACCTTGTATTTATGTCCATGGAATAAAGGCTTTGCCAGGGCTCTCCTTCACTTTCGACTTGTAAAGGACCTCCATACGTGCGAGATTGTTCCCGAGGAATCACTTTATCTGAACAGAAGCTGGCAACATCGTTTGCATCATAATCAAGCTCTTTCCAAACTGAATGTTAAAATTGAAGAAGATCCTGCTGTGGCCAGTGACCGGCTTTCTCTCGAG TGGTTCGCCGACATAGGAAAGAAATATGACGGACTCATTTTCTCGCTCAAGTTGAAGTGTCGTGGCAAAGGaggaaatgaattaaattcTTGCGTACACTTCAAGAAGGGTGGATTCT TTACTGACGTCAAACCAACTTCACAGGCACCGATATCATCAAAAAGAAACCACACTCAAAATATCACTATTGGATATAGAACAGAAAAAACGACAACCACTGCGTTATTGGAAACGGAACAATCTACATTGCCAAACATGCTTCTGACAACATTTTCTGCCGACAGTGGTGTAGTTGTTTTGTCATCTTCAAACCAACCCAAAGTCAGCCTTATTGTTGTCATTCTAGCAGCGTTGTCTGGTGTTTTGTTCGGATTTTTAGCTCTGCTGGCAGTGTTTTTGCTTCTTTGGAGACGTAGAAG GCAATTTGAAGTAGGAAAAGAAGGCAATAACG CAAGCAATCCTTTTTATGCGCGCGGTGCTTCAGACACGCTGAAAATGGAAAATATTGAAAAGGCAAACGGCCAAAGTGCGGAGGAATGCCTCGATTATCAGCCCTTGGTAGAAAATACGAAGCCAACTGAACGAAAGGATAGTCTGCCAGGTTACCTTACTCTTTCTGCAGACCCAAGATTCAATCAGCGACAGCCTTCAAATCGAGGCATTCGATCGTCCAATTATCTTAGTTTATTCAAGGACTGCCCTGAAGACGCAAGAGAGTATCAAACATTGATGAAAGATACTGAACCAGTG AAATTAGAGATCGCCAATGAAGACAAAATCCCGGACTATGCGGAGATTGAAGAACGCACCGATAGCGAAG ATTCATCTTATTCTTCGGATTCCGAAGATTATGAAGAACCTCCCGTTATAGATCCCAATAAAAGGAAGAAGCTTTTGCAATCAGGAAAGCGAAGATTAAATAATTTATCGTCAGGCGGATACGACTATGACGAACCGGAGGGCATTATAGTGATATCTGATTCCGAAGGCGACCCGAAAGAGAAGGGAATAACAGATAATAGAGACTTTCATGATTATGCAGACCCGGACGAAACCGATGAAAATAACGTCAACTGTTGCGTGACTCGCACCGAGGACCTTCCGTGTTACCATGACTACGACGATCCCGAGTAG